A single region of the Motilibacter peucedani genome encodes:
- a CDS encoding alpha,alpha-trehalose-phosphate synthase (UDP-forming): MAASLLVASNRGPLSFHLDAEGRPRGRRGGGGLVSALSSAGRDTSSALWVCTALTEADRQAVQGRPRGRIDAGDEGGGLAVRMLAEADGIDAHTFSLAYNAVANSTLWFVHHRLYATPTAPVFDAGFTREWAAYSTFNRAFAAALAEEAAPGAKVLVQDYHLTLTPRMLRDRRPDLRIAHFSHTPWAPADYFSMLPAEIAREVLLGVLGADEAGFLAPRWAEAFLDCCERVLGARVERHGTVHDDVTSDETDGGTVTWEGRRTRVTVHALGIDADELCERGSRPDVISYENAMRARIGDRLVIARVDRTELSKNIVRGLLAYRELLRRHPEWVGRVVHVAGAYPSRHDLPEYREYTAHVQRLAAEIDEEFAFPGWSPLLLTVDDDYPRSLATYRLADVLLVNPVRDGMNLVAKEGPLLSQRHAVLVLSTEAGAAHELGEHALLVNPFDVSGTATALHRALTMEPAERERRSAGLVAAAGALPPHEWLEAQLRGLDTPA, translated from the coding sequence TCTCGTTCCACCTCGACGCCGAGGGGCGGCCGCGGGGGCGCCGGGGCGGCGGCGGGCTGGTCTCGGCGCTCTCGAGCGCCGGGCGCGACACCAGCTCGGCGCTGTGGGTGTGCACCGCGCTGACCGAGGCCGACCGGCAGGCCGTGCAGGGCCGCCCGCGCGGGCGCATCGACGCCGGCGACGAGGGCGGCGGGCTGGCCGTGCGGATGCTCGCCGAGGCCGACGGCATCGACGCCCACACGTTCTCGCTGGCCTACAACGCGGTCGCCAACTCCACCCTGTGGTTCGTGCACCACCGCCTCTACGCGACCCCCACCGCGCCGGTCTTCGACGCCGGCTTCACGCGCGAGTGGGCGGCCTACTCGACCTTCAACCGGGCGTTCGCGGCGGCGCTGGCCGAGGAGGCGGCGCCGGGCGCGAAGGTGCTGGTGCAGGACTACCACCTGACGCTGACGCCCCGGATGCTGCGCGACCGGCGCCCCGACCTGCGCATCGCGCACTTCTCGCACACGCCGTGGGCCCCCGCCGACTACTTCTCGATGCTGCCCGCCGAGATCGCGCGCGAGGTGCTCCTCGGCGTGCTGGGCGCCGACGAGGCCGGCTTCCTGGCGCCGCGCTGGGCGGAGGCCTTCCTCGACTGCTGCGAGCGGGTGCTCGGCGCGCGGGTCGAGCGGCACGGCACCGTCCACGACGACGTGACCAGCGACGAGACCGACGGCGGCACCGTGACGTGGGAGGGACGGCGTACCCGCGTCACCGTGCACGCGCTGGGCATCGACGCCGACGAGCTGTGCGAGCGCGGCTCGCGCCCCGACGTCATCAGCTACGAGAACGCCATGCGCGCGCGGATCGGCGACCGGCTGGTCATCGCGCGCGTCGACCGCACGGAGCTCTCGAAGAACATCGTGCGCGGGCTGCTGGCCTACCGCGAGCTGCTGCGCCGCCACCCCGAGTGGGTCGGCCGGGTCGTGCACGTCGCCGGCGCCTACCCCTCGCGGCACGACCTGCCGGAGTACCGCGAGTACACCGCCCACGTGCAGCGCCTGGCCGCCGAGATCGACGAGGAGTTCGCCTTCCCCGGCTGGTCGCCGCTGCTGCTGACGGTCGACGACGACTACCCGCGTTCGCTGGCGACCTACCGGCTGGCCGACGTGCTGCTCGTCAACCCCGTCCGCGACGGCATGAACCTCGTGGCCAAGGAGGGCCCCCTGCTCTCGCAGCGCCACGCCGTGCTGGTGCTCTCCACCGAGGCGGGCGCGGCCCACGAGCTCGGCGAGCACGCCCTGCTCGTCAACCCCTTCGACGTGAGCGGCACCGCCACGGCGCTGCACCGCGCGCTGACGATGGAGCCGGCCGAGCGCGAGCGCCGCTCAGCCGGCCTGGTGGCGGCCGCGGGCGCCCTGCCGCCGCACGAGTGGCTCGAGGCTCAGCTGCGCGGGCTCGACACGCCGGCCTGA